Genomic window (Merismopedia glauca CCAP 1448/3):
GCATCTAGTCCAAGCTGCAATGAGTTATTTGCACCTTTCTCCCCAAATTATTGAATATCCCATCTGGGATTGGGATAAACAGCAACAAGGAATGATTTCTAATTCAACTTTGATGAAAGCTTGGCGCATTAATATTCAATCCGTGCGATCAAAAAAGCAACAAGCGATCGCCGCGTACCGTTCTCAAATTAGTAATTTAATCGAGGATGACCCCTGGGGATTCCAACTTAGTCCACAAATGTTAGATAACTTTTTGCATCCTTGGGAAGTGTATTTAGAGCAAATATGAGCAATTCACAACCAGCTAATTCTCTACCTCCTAGCTACTTCGACCAAATTTACCAAAAGGAACCAGATCCTTGGAAGTTTGCCACGAGTGACTATGAAGCCAACAAGTACCAAGCTACGATTGCGGCTTTGAATCGAGATAAGTACCGCTCAGGCTTAGAAATTGGCGGTTCTATCGGTATTTTAACCGAAAAACTAGCTGCTAGGTGTGAATCCATTTTATCTTTAGAGGTTTCAGCCCTAGCTCAAAGCCAAGCGATCGCTCGTTGTCAGCATTTACCTCACGTCCGTTTCCAAATCCTGCAAGTTCCCCAAGAGTATCCCTTAGAAAAATTTGACCTAGTTGTCCTCTCAGAAGTCGGCTACTACTGGTGTTTAGAAGACTTGAAACAAGCTCGTCAACTAATCTTAGATTCTCTAGAGCCAGGGGGACAAATCCTCTTAGTACACTGGTTACCATTCACACCAGATTATCCCCTCACAGGCGATCTTGTCCACGATACCTTCTTGGAATTAGTACCGCATCAAGTGAAACACTTACTATCTCAACGCGAGGAAAAGTATCGCCTTGACCTTTTAGAAAAACAAGGATAAAGGTGTTGGGTTTTACTCCTGACTTCTGTACAGACGTAGCACTGCTACGTCTGTACGAATGACTTCTGACTTCTCTCACGCTCCTTTTTTCCATGATATTTGAGGTGAGGGGCGATTAACGACTAAAGAGGGAACTTGACGTTGCTGGCGCAAACTATTGACTCGCACCCGCAAATCGGCAATTGCTTGCTTAATTGGCACTAAAGACCAGCGCTGTTGCCAAATCCCTTCTGTTTGCTGACGCTGTTCTACTTGCTCCCACAAAGCCCCAAAAGTTTGACTTTGAGCTAATTGCGATCGCAACCAACTATGATTGATGCCTAAGTTTTTACTCACACGTATAAAATCATGATTTTTGGGCAAATACCCCGATAAATGCTGCTGCCAGATTTTGCGTAACCGACGACGAGCGCGTAAGCGGCTTTCTACAGCTAAAGGGGTTTCTACCCGAAATTCTTCGCC
Coding sequences:
- a CDS encoding SAM-dependent methyltransferase, whose translation is MSNSQPANSLPPSYFDQIYQKEPDPWKFATSDYEANKYQATIAALNRDKYRSGLEIGGSIGILTEKLAARCESILSLEVSALAQSQAIARCQHLPHVRFQILQVPQEYPLEKFDLVVLSEVGYYWCLEDLKQARQLILDSLEPGGQILLVHWLPFTPDYPLTGDLVHDTFLELVPHQVKHLLSQREEKYRLDLLEKQG